CACTCATTCGTCGCTCAAAATAACATAATCCTATTTATGCCTGATTTCAAATTGCAAATTGAAGTTTTATTTTATTTTTTATTGACGTATGTGTAATTACTGTATATAATATGTATATACAGTAATTACTATATATAGGGTATCTGAATAATAAGGAGACACGCATGCGATGGATATCATTATTTCTAATTCCTCTGAGGAACCGATTTATGAACAGATTGCAAAACAGATTAAGAATCTTATAATGAGCGGAAAACTCTGTGAAGGCCAGATGCTGCCGTCCATAAGAAGCCTGGCAAGGGAACTTCAAATAAGCGTGATAACGACAAAGAGGGCTTATGAGGAGCTTGAGAGAGACGGCTATATTGTTACAAGGCCAGGCAAGGGCACATATATTTCAGCTCAAAATAAGGAGTTCATGAAGGAAATGAGGCTGAAGATCGTAGAAGAGAAACTTTCCGAAGCAGTTGATGCAGGGAAGTCCATCGGCCTGAATTTGGAGCAAATGC
This genomic stretch from Clostridiales bacterium harbors:
- a CDS encoding GntR family transcriptional regulator codes for the protein MDIIISNSSEEPIYEQIAKQIKNLIMSGKLCEGQMLPSIRSLARELQISVITTKRAYEELERDGYIVTRPGKGTYISAQNKEFMKEMRLKIVEEKLSEAVDAGKSIGLNLEQMQEMLKLLYE